From the Purpureocillium takamizusanense chromosome 6, complete sequence genome, one window contains:
- a CDS encoding uncharacterized protein (COG:A~EggNog:ENOG503NX26) — translation MDPPFPKNPEEFDADERISFSKLDSKFIAVHDDGTEFEFDAELKEWIPTGDDDLDDEPLDAEDYGGVTAPATAAADSHGAGAQKRKADTAEEASEGTETSRSAPPAKKSKGKAPPKPKENTAVYVTGLPADATVDEIHELFSRKCGIIAEEIDSGAPRIKLYTDDAGNFKGDALVVFFKPQSVRMALTLLDDSDFRVLPSGQGEGRIRVQEADSSYKRVKHNPEESGTSTPASQPGARRSAQGGGGGGDRQKVIRKTQKLDAKLADWSDEEDERFAAVAAEAAAVVPKGRKKVILRQMFRIFELEEDPASVLEIKEDIRDECSKLGTVTSVVLYDQEPEGIVTVKFKEPEGALRCVELMDGRNFDQRIVRAEIATGKEKFRKSAGGKDDDDSD, via the exons aTGGACCCTCCATTCCCCAAGAATCCGGAGGAGTTCGACGCGGACGAGCGCATCTCCTTCTCCAAGCTCGACAGCAAGTTCATCGCCgtgcacgacgacggcaccgaaTTCGAGTTCGACGCGGAGCTGAAGGAGTGGATCCCGACgggggacgacgacctcgacgatgagcccctcgatgccgaggacTATGGCGGAGTGACGGCCCCTgcgaccgcggcggcagatAGCCACGGGGCAGGGGCGCAGAAGCGAAAGGCTGACACGGCGGAGGAAGCGTCCGAG GGAACCGAGACGTCGAGGAGTGCGCCCccggccaagaagagcaagggcaaggccccCCCGAAGCCAAAGGAAAACACGGCCGTCTACGTGACGGGCCTGCCGGCCGACGCGACCGTCGACGAGATCCACGAGCTCTTCTCCCGAAAGTGCGGCATCATTGCCGAGGAAATCGACAGCGGCGCCCCGCGGATCAAGCTGTACACGGACGACGCCGGAAACTTCAAgggcgatgcgctcgtcgtcttcttcaagCCGCAGAGCGTCAGGATGGCCCTCACGCTACTCGACGACTCCGACTTCCGCGTCCTCCCcagcggccagggcgagggccgcaTCCGCGTGCAGGAGGCCGACTCGAGCTACAAAAGGGTGAAGCACAACCCGGAGGAGAGtggcacgtcgacgccggccagccagcccggcgcgaggcggtctgcgcagggcggcggcggcggcggcgaccggcaAAAGGTCATTAGGAAGACGcagaagctcgacgccaagcTCGCGGATTGgagcgacgaagaggacgagaggtttgcggcggtggccgcggaggcggcggctgtcgtgCCGAAGGGGCGCAAGAAGGTGATACTCCGCCAGATGTTCCGCATCTtcgagctggaggaggaccCGGCTAGCGTCCTGGAGATCAAAGAGGACATTCGCGACGAGTGCTCCAAGCTGGGGACGGTCACCAGCGTCGTGCTCTACGATCAGGAGCCAGAGGGCATCGTCACGGTCAAGTTTAAAGAACCTGAGGGGGCTCTGCGCTGCGTGGAGCTCATGGACGGACGGAACTTTGATCAGCGCATCGTCAGGGCGGAGATCGCAACGGGTAAGGAGAAGTTCAGAAAGAGCGCCGGCGGgaaggatgacgacgactcggactag
- the EMP24 gene encoding p24 complex component (SECRETED:SignalP(1-22~SECRETED:cutsite=ASA-HN~SECRETED:prob=0.8533)~EggNog:ENOG503NUQS~TransMembrane:1 (n3-17c22/23o174-194i)~COG:U~BUSCO:EOG09264FOM) — MHLLTAARSLLAAALAFQVASAHNIVLPAHGLECFHENLHRDDKMTVTFQVGDREFGSAGNLDIDFWIVNPSGGYEVNEKTVSNGDHSIVAKTDGKFTYCFGNQHWGANSKEVSFNVHGIVYVSESDMPSDPIESEVRRLTDLLAQVKDEQSYIVVRERTHRNTAESTNARVKWWNLFVIGVVIGESLFQVWWLRRFFEVKRVV, encoded by the exons ATGCATCTGCTCACGGCAGCGAGgtcgctcctcgccgcggccctggccTTCCAGGTCGCCTCGGCGCACAACATcgtcctgcccgcccacggccTCGAGTGCTTCCACGAGAACCTGCACCGCGACGACAAGATGACCGTTACCTTCCAGGTCGGCGATCGCGAGTTTGGCAGCGCGGGGAACCTCGACATTGACTTTTGG ATTGTCAACCCCTCAGGTGGTTATGAGGTCAACGAGAAGACCGTCTCCAACGGCGACcactccatcgtcgccaaaACCGATGGAAAGTTCACGTACTGCTTCGGCAACCAGCACTGGGGTGCCAACAGCAAGGAGGTGTCATTCAACGTCCACGGCATCGTCTATGTCAGCGAGTCTGACATGCCCTCCGATCCCATCGAGTCCGAAG TCCGCCGTCTGAccgacctcctcgcccaAGTCAAGGACGAGCAGTCTTACATTGTCGTCCGCGAGCGCACTCACCGCAACACCGCCGAGAGCACCAATGCCCGCGTCAAGTGGTGGAACCTGTTTGTCATTGGTGTCGTCATTGGAGAGTCCCTGTTCCAGGTCTGGTGGCTGCGGCGCTTCTTCGAGGTCAAGCGGGTCGTCTAA
- a CDS encoding uncharacterized protein (EggNog:ENOG503P0T1~TransMembrane:1 (i45-67o)) translates to MTTLAATETRTLGDAASMLKYELRGELEEPGLRASCGFQQRPMSVTLDGTSIFTIALSLVLLIHFLGSHPVQILVSIVPLLLAVHNDYQNFINLGPGGTPSTFQGYLRITWLRLWALRDPYSAPNPDPSGVPGEGILSRQRLPYRAGPRPLVAGIAPQRQVDQHGSQSCYLSLRRAMERLSAHSPLKFGTERSCLEKHGLALFARHPLQTNCQGEICHVHDSDHSMHMCLHPDDIRELLSKGWGQRHPLARKGWLLQMPVSPNFVMVYAPRNEHELQITYKIVEAAIWYTLAERVDLDALSK, encoded by the exons ATGACTACTCTCGCAGCGACCGAAACCAGAACGTTGGGTGACGCCGCCTCGATGCTAAAGTACGAGCttcgcggcgagctcgaggagcccgGCCTTCGGGCTTCGTGCGGTTTCCAGCAGCGCCCCATGTCCGTAACCCTCGACGGCACCTCAATCTTCACCATAGCTCTCTCCCTCGTCCTGCTCATCCACTTCCTCGGCTCGCACCCCGTTCAGATCCTCGTCAGCATCGtgcctctcctcctcgcagTTCACAACGACTATCAAAACTTTATCAACCTCGGCCCCGGTGGCACGCCATCCACATTCCAGGGCTACTTGCGCATCACCTGGCTGCGGCTGTGGGCCCTCCGAGATCCCTATTCTGCGCCCAACCCAGACCCCTCCGGCGTCCCTGGGGAGGGCATCCTcagccggcagcggctcccGTATCGGgccgggccgcggccgcttgTGGCGGGCATCGCGCCCCAGCGGCAGGTGGACCAACACGGATCTCAGTCCTGCTACCTatcgctgcggcgggccatggAGCGGCTCAGCGCGCACAGCCCGCTCAAGTTCGGGACGGAGCGGTCGTGCCTCGAGAAGCACGGGCTGGCCCTCTTCGCGAGGCATCCGCTGCAGACGAACTGCCAGGGCGAGATCTGCCACGTTCACGACTCGGACCACTCGATGCACATGTGTCTGCACCCCGACGACATCAGGGAGCTGCTGAGCAAGGGCTGGGGCCAGAGGCACCCGCTGGCACGCaagggctggctgctgcagaTGCCTGTGTCTCCCAACTTCGTCATGGTGTACGCTCCTCGAA ATGAGCATGAGCTGCAAATCACGTACAAGAttgtcgaggcggccatctGGTATAccctcgccgagcgcgtAGACCTCGACGCCTTGTCTAAATGA
- the ARF1 gene encoding Arf GTPase arf1 (COG:U~EggNog:ENOG503NVWA), with protein MGLAFSKIFDKLWGKKEMRILMVGLDAAGKTTILYKLKLGEIVTTIPTIGFNVETVEYKNIQFTVWDVGGQDKIRPLWRHYFQNTQGIIFVVDSNDRDRIVEAREELQRMLNEDELRDAILLVFANKQDLPNAMNAAEITDKLGLHSLRQRAWYIQSTCATSGDGLYEGLEWLATTLRKAGHQ; from the exons ATGGGTCTCGCGTTTTCCAAGATTTTCGACAAGCTGTgggggaagaaggagatgAGAATCCTGATGGTCGgtctcgatgccgccggtAAAACCACGATTCTCTACAAGCTCAAGCTCGGTGAAATCGTCACGACCATTCCCACCATTG GCTTCAACGTCGAGACGGTCGAGTACAAGAACATCCAGTTCACCGTCTGGGACGTCGGTGGCCAGGACAAGATCCGCCCTCTCTGGAGGCATTACTTCCAGAACACCCAGGGcatcatcttcgtcgtcgacagcaaCGACCGCGACCGTATCGTCGAGGCCCGTGAGGAGCTCCAGCGCATGCTCAACGAGGATGAGCTGCGCGATGCCATCCTGCTCGTCTTTGCCAACAAGCAGGATCTTCCT AACGCCATgaacgccgccgagatcaCCGACAAGCTTGGTCTTCACAGCCTGAGACAACGCGCTTGG TACATCCAGTCTACCTGCGCCACGTCTGGTGACGGTCTGTACGAGGGTCTCGAGTGGctcgccaccaccctccGTAAGGCCGGTCACCAGTAA
- a CDS encoding uncharacterized protein (COG:S~TransMembrane:1 (i92-112o)~EggNog:ENOG503NX9Z) — translation MGLLSNPLRRPQEQRLPLYRRTDSPTKERYSNDSYFSSDDDSESSYSPSSPYSSGNASDAAPNRSLLRPKRLRPAPKRKPASVYPYRLPTKVTRYICFGIAGVILLMIFSLIRASQVENWKVANGKINKAPPPPPVWETFPFLERYYGGVRTLKPFRESKPEYPRPNEPLALARPGEESAVDVPETESRDDSARRDVPTSKAWTEYPNRSKESDMKECFIDTAGKVRPPMLRYYQGRPLGFPESVAGSYDVLKLPEDICFERFGRYGPYGFGYSTRTGGLGTGEHGESEGSDNVWSQSPRVDYREVDWATVQRQCFKNNAARFKELPEKTPHPHGFYIGNSDSSAPLRRDAPANNSTAQETQFTKSGKGEKTEGVTSEKKARTAVVVRCWDEYLFREDDIANLRSMIAELSLGSGGRYDVHLLVQVRNDAHHPIWADHEAYEQRIRDSIPKEFRGLVTLWTETQMLSLYQGIYDLWSRGPELPVHGVYRGLSMAMQYFAYMHPEYDYFWQWEMDIRYTGNYYDFVTKLEDWAKAQPRKGLWERSSRFYFPTIHGSWEDFSQMSRVQSEMGVVGSDNVWRKMPGVKNPEDAAKVKGKPVWGPVRPSDQNDWFDVEQDPVPQTPYEGDRYQWGVGEEADYISLNPIFDPDETTWKLKDDITGFNRSHPMPPRRASIITTSRMSRRLLMTMHRMTAYKKQFAFPEMWPATVALQHGYKAVYAPHPMYVDRRWPVDFMAQTYNGGHDGTAGGSRTSVYGEREHNMQGLSWFYNSGFAPNLYRRWLGLKVNNDGGDEFERTEDQSKQGGSGPSSMPGGEGRMCLPPMLLHPVKDVELPVEVAPAQGAEDAVPESDPTA, via the coding sequence ATGGGTCTTCTTTCGAACCCGCTCCGGCGGCCCCAGGAGCAGCGTCTGCCGCTCTACCGCAGGACCGACTCGCCGACGAAGGAGCGATACTCCAACGACAGCTACTTTTCCTCAGATGACGACTCGGAGAGTTCATACTCCCCCTCTTCACCGTACTCATCAGGAAATGCCTCCGATGCTGCTCCAAACCGATCGCTCCTTCGGCCAAAGCGGCTGCGGCCAGCCCCCAAGCGGAAACCCGCGAGCGTCTATCCCTATCGACTGCCGACCAAAGTCACCCGGTATATTTGCTTTGGCATTGCTGGAGTAATTCTCCTAATGATATTCAGCCTCATCCGAGCTAGCCAAGTCGAGAACTGGAAGGTAGCAAACGGCAAAATTAACAAGGcaccgccacctccaccCGTCTGGGAAACGTTCCCATTCCTGGAGAGATACTATGGAGGAGTAAGAACGCTGAAGCCTTTCCGGGAGAGCAAGCCAGAGTATCCGCGACCTAATGAGCCGCTGGCGTTGGCTCGGCCCGGCGAAGagagcgccgtcgacgttCCCGAAACGGAGAGTCGTGACGATTCCGCGCGGAGGGACGTCCCTACCAGCAAGGCTTGGACGGAATACCCGAATCGGAGCAAAGAATCCGATATGAAAGAATGCTTCATCGACACTGCTGGCAAGGTCCGCCCACCGATGTTGCGCTACTACCAAGGTCGACCACTCGGCTTCCCTGAGAGCGTCGCTGGGTCCTATGATGTCTTGAAACTCCCCGAAGACATCTGCTTTGAGAGATTTGGTCGCTATGGGCCTTACGGCTTCGGATACTCAACAAGGACCGGTGGCTTGGGTACCGGGGAGCACGGTGAGAGCGAAGGATCCGACAATGTTTGGAGCCAGAGTCCCCGCGTGGACTATCGCGAGGTCGATTGGGCCACGGTGCAACGCCAGTGCTTCAAGAACAACGCTGCGCGATTTAAGGAGCTCCCTGAAAAAACACCACATCCTCATGGATTTTACATTGGCAATAGCGACTCAAGCGCTCCTCTGCGGAGAGATGCTCccgccaacaacagcaccgcACAGGAGACGCAATTCACCAAAAGCGGCAAGGGGGAGAAGACAGAAGGGGTCACCagcgagaagaaggcgagAACGGCAGTTGTGGTGCGATGCTGGGACGAATATCTCTTTCGAGAGGACGACATTGCCAACCTGCGCTCCATGATCGCAGAGCTGTCGCTAGGTTCTGGTGGAAGATATGACGTCCACCTTCTCGTGCAGGTGCGAAATGACGCCCATCATCCGATTTGGGCAGATCATGAGGCGTACGAGCAAAGAATACGCGATAGCATCCCGAAAGAGTTCCGAGGACTCGTCACGTTATGGACCGAGACACAGATGCTGTCGCTGTACCAGGGAATCTACGACCTCTGGAGCCGCGGACCGGAGCTTCCGGTGCATGGAGTCTACCGTGGCTTGTCTATGGCGATGCAGTATTTTGCCTATATGCACCCAGAGTATGATTACTTCTGGCAGTGGGAGATGGACATCCGCTACACTGGCAACTACTACGACTTCGTCACCAAGCTTGAAGACTGGGCCAAGGCGCAGCCCCGGAAGGGTCTGTGGGAACGCAGCTCCAGGTTCTACTTTCCCACGATTCACGGCTCCTGGGAAGACTTTTCTCAAATGTCGCGCGTTCAAAGCGAaatgggcgtcgtcgggtctGACAATGTCTGGAGGAAGATGCCCGGCGTGAAGAAccccgaggacgccgccaaaGTCAAGGGGAAGCCTGTTTGGGGTCCGGTCCGGCCGTCTGATCAGAATGACTGGTTTGATGTGGAGCAAGATCCTGTGCCCCAAACGCCATATGAGGGAGATCGCTACCAGTGGGGTGTCGGAGAAGAGGCTGATTACATCTCGCTGAATCCCATCTTCGACCCTGACGAGACGACGTGGAAGCTCAAAGATGACATCACGGGCTTCAACAGGTCGCatcccatgccgccgcggcgtgcgtccatcatcaccacatCACGCATGTCTCGTCGCCTCCTAATGACAATGCATCGCATGACGGCCTACAAGAAGCAATTCGCCTTTCCCGAGATGTGGCCGGCGACAGTGGCTCTGCAGCACGGTTACAAGGCCGTGTATGCACCGCACCCAATGTACGTGGACAGGAGGTGGCCAGTTGATTTCATGGCACAGACGTAcaatggcggccatgatggcacggcgggcggctcgcgaACGAGCGTCtacggcgagcgcgagcacaACATGCAGGGGCTGAGTTGGTTTTACAATTCTGGCTTCGCGCCCAACCTATACCGCCGCTGGCTTGGCCTCAAGGTCAACAACGATGGTGGCGATGAGTTCGAGAGAACGGAGGATCAGAGCAAGCAAGGCGGCTCCGGACCAAGCAGCATGCCTGGTGGCGAAGGGCGGATGTGCCTGCCGCCCATGCTGCTACATCCTGTCAAAGATGTGGAGCTGCCAGTCGAGGTTGCTCCGGCTCAGGGCGCGGAAGATGCTGTGCCTGAGTCGGACCCTACTGCGTAA
- the PSF1 gene encoding DNA replication protein psf1 (EggNog:ENOG503NY0T~BUSCO:EOG092648K5~COG:L) gives MYGDMGVKLVQHAKRTQNLAHLPPYQTELVRAVTREVRDLDKDVADLLEPFQGSFDPAADQAVACTLLVNHLSMRRNKRCLLAYHRTRTDKLEELVWNGSDVVDLSGQQLRESAAGGINGAPAAGGEGPTSSLSPQEEDYVRQYSDLLAAYKGQWTDIDLTGSLEPPRDLFIDVRVLKDAGEIQTEYGAITLTKNSQFYVRQGDVERLIAQGYLQKLS, from the exons ATGTACGGGGACATGGGAGTCAAGTTG GTCCAACATGCGAAGCGGACACAGAACCTGGCCCATCTACCGCCATACCAGACGGAGCTCGTGCGGGCCGTTACGAGAGAGGTTCGCGACCTCGATAAGGATGTGGCGGACCTTCTGGAGCCGTTCCAAGGCTCATTTGATCCGGCCGCCGACCAAGCAGTCGCCTGCACGCTCCTTGTTAACCATCTCTCCATGCGCCGGAACAAGCGATGCCTGTTGGCGTACCACCGGACGCGGACggacaagctcgaggagcttgtATGGAACGGTtccgacgtcgtcgacttgTCGGGACAGCAGCTGCGTGAgtctgccgccggcggcatcaacggagcgcccgcggcaggcggagaggggccgacgagcagcttgAGCCCGCAGGAGGAGGACTATGTCCGGCAATACAGCGACCTCCTGGCCGCTTACAAGGGGCAGTGGACAGACATTGACCTGACGGGTAGTCTCGAGCCCCCGAGAGACCTCTTCATCGATGTTCGCGTGCTTaaggacgccggcgagatCCAGACAGAATACGG GGCGATAACATTGACAAAGAATAGTCAATTTTACGTGAGGCAGGGCGACGTGGAGCGACTTATTGCTCAGGGTTACCTGCAGAAATTGAGTTGA
- a CDS encoding uncharacterized protein (COG:S~EggNog:ENOG503NZRW), with translation MPISPIITFKAGQCEAQNGDRPAKFKPQEQPGYIYLYSEDDLVHFCWRKRSDPLDEPELDLVMVPTDGSFFPYEYDAAHPTSKTNGRIFVLKFDSSSQRYLFWLQSKPQSRNGDAGWFSPRDRKIGDIVHRLLQGEEVNVTRELAAVRNVDDRRDDDDDEPMEDVEGTRGPHTHRGSGSGGAGPDATGGDVREEGEESREGGADGARAAASSAPDAAAAVRNFLDSLRGQPGLAGGQQQQQQADLPYPYLNHLLPTSVTVAMADAASPELVDTLLGCLPPAVMVLATGVSDFGGKGEPTADAVEAAKVSLSLEDRRSLLKKVMRSPQFHQALGSLSMALRDGGLPGIADALHIKVENGGYIPDSGMPLGGGHAVKAFVEGARKTIKDEQP, from the exons ATGCCTATCTCCCCCATTATAACGTTCAAGGCCGGCCAGTGCGAAGCGCAG AACGGGGACCGGCCGGCCAAGTTTAAGCCTCAGGAACAGCCCGGCTACATCTACCTCTACTCCGAAGATG ATCTGGTACATTTCTGCTGGCGGAAGAGAAGCGACCCGCTGGACGAGCCCGAACTCGATCTAGTGATGGTGCCGACTGATGGGAGCTTCTTTCCCTACGAATACGACGCGGCGCACCCGACATCAAAGACAAATGGCCGCATCTTCGTGCTGAAGTTCGACTCGTCCTCCCAGCGATACCTGTTCTGGTTGCAGTCGAAGCCACAGAgccgcaacggcgacgccggctgGTTCAGCCCCCGAGACCGTAAGATTGGCGACATTGTTCACCGACTGCTGCAGGGAGAAGAGGTCAATGTGACCCGGGAACTTGCAGCCGTCCGCAACGTCGATGACCGAcgagatgatgacgacgacgagcccatggaagacgtcgagggcACTCGGGGTCCTCACACCCACCGTGGTagcggtagcggcggcgcgggtccGGACGCGACGGGAGGAGATGTCAGagaagagggcgaggagTCGAGAGAAGGTGGTGCGGATGGTGCACGAGC TGCCGCCTCATCAGCCccggacgccgccgctgcggtgAGAAACTTCCTCGACTCACTCCGGGGCCAGCCTGGACTCGCTGGaggtcagcagcagcagcagcaagctgACCTGCCGTATCCCTACCTCAACCACCTCCTTCCAACGTCCGTCACGGTTGCTATGGCGGATGCTGCATCACCTGAACTCGTTGACACCTTACTTGGCTGTCTACCCCCGGCAGTCATGGTGCTCGCCACCGGTGTGTCCGACTTTGGTGGCAAAGGGGAGCCGACGGCCGATGCGGTCGAGGCTGCCAAGGTGTCTCTCTCCCTGGAGGACAGGCGCAGCTTGTTGAAGAAGGTCATGAGGAGCCCGCAGTTCCACCAAGCCCTTGGAAGCCTGAGCATGGCCCTGCGTGACGGAGGCTTGCCGGGCATCGCAGATGCACTGCACATCAAAGTCGAGAATGGCGGGTACATCCCAGACAGTGGCATGCCCCTTGGTGGCGGGCATGCGGTGAAGGCTTTTGTAGAGGGCGCCAGAAAGACGATAAAGGATGAGCAGCCTTGA